In Trifolium pratense cultivar HEN17-A07 linkage group LG7, ARS_RC_1.1, whole genome shotgun sequence, a genomic segment contains:
- the LOC123898487 gene encoding capsanthin/capsorubin synthase, chromoplastic-like encodes MGTSLMLISPLPPTKTHKFTSSLFPLKTQTISLPSSRKTSTKIHSTRKFGNFLNLKPEYQPEDLDFDLPWHHPSDRSQFDVIIIGAGPAGIRLAEQVSLYGIKVCCIDPNPLSSWPNNYGVWLDEFEGLGLEDCLDKTWPMASIYIDDNNTKYLDRSYGRVSRKKLKEKLVKGCVLNGVRFHKAKVWEIKHHEFGSNVVCDDGTNLKGSLVVDASGFGSNFIDRDDHKLRKRNYGCQIAHGVLVEVDSHPYDLDKMVLMDWRDSHLGNEPYLRDGNSKVPTFMYAMPFSSNFIFLEETSLVSRPALSYMELKRRMVARLRHLGINVKRVLEDEKCLIPMGGPLPRVPQNVMPFGGNSGLVHPSTGYMVARTMALAPIIAFSINECLGSTRMIRGKNLYANVWNSMWPIEKRFARECYTFGMETLLKLDLNGTRSFFDAFFDLKPYYWQGFLSSRLSLKDLVWLSLSMFGHASNSSRFDIVTKCPVPLAKMMGNIALESI; translated from the coding sequence ATGGGAACTAGTCTTATGTTAATTTCTCCACTGCCTCCAACCAAAACTCACAAATTCACATCTTCATTATTCCCTCTCAAAACCCAAACAATATCACTTCCATCTTCAAGAAAAACTAGTACTAAGATCCACAGCACAAGAAAGTTCGGAAATTTCCTCAACTTAAAACCCGAGTATCAACCCGAAGACTTAGATTTCGACCTTCCATGGCATCATCCTTCTGATCGTTCTCAATTCGACGTGATCATAATTGGTGCTGGCCCTGCAGGCATTCGCCTTGCGGAACAAGTTTCCCTTTATGGAATCAAGGTTTGTTGTATAGATCCTAACCCTCTATCTAGTTGGCCTAATAACTATGGTGTGTGGTTAGATGAGTTTGAGGGTCTTGGTCTAGAAGATTGTTTAGATAAAACATGGCCTATGGCTTCTATTTATATCGATGATAACAATACCAAGTATTTGGATCGTTCCTATGGAAGGGTTAGTAGGAAGAAACTAAAGGAGAAATTGGTTAAAGGTTGTGTTCTTAATGGTGTTAGATTTCATAAGGCTAAAGTATGGGAAATTAAGCATCATGAGTTTGGGTCTAATGTTGTTTGTGATGATGGGACAAATTTGAAAGGGAGTTTAGTTGTTGATGCTAGTGGTTTTGGTAGTAATTTTATCGATCGCGATGATCATAAGTTGAGAAAGAGAAACTATGGTTGTCAAATTGCTCATGGTGTATTGGTTGAAGTTGATTCTCATCCTTATGATTTGGACAAAATGGTTTTGATGGATTGGAGAGATTCCCATTTAGGGAATGAACCTTATTTGAGAGATGGTAATTCTAAAGTTCCTACTTTTATGTATGCTATGCCATTTagttcaaatttcatttttctcgAAGAAACTTCGCTTGTTAGTCGTCCGGCTTTATCTTACATGGAATTGAAAAGAAGAATGGTTGCAAGGTTAAGACATTTAGGAATTAATGTGAAAAGAGTATTGGAAGATGAAAAGTGTTTGATTCCAATGGGAGGACCTTTACCAAGGGTACCTCAAAATGTGATGCCATTTGGTGGAAATTCGGGTTTAGTTCATCCTTCAACTGGTTACATGGTAGCTAGAACAATGGCACTAGCACCTATTATAGCTTTTTCTATTAATGAGTGTCTTGGTTCCACAAGAATGATAAGAGGGAAAAATCTATATGCTAATGTTTGGAATAGTATGTGGCCTATTGAGAAAAGATTTGCTAGGGAATGTTACACTTTTGGAATGGAGACTTTGTTGAAACTTGATTTGAATGGGACTAGAAGTTTTTTTGATGCATTCTTTGATTTGAAACCTTATTATTGGCAAGGATTTTTGTCTTCAAGGTTGAGTTTAAAGGATCTTGTTTGGTTAAGCTTGTCAATGTTTGGACATGCCTCAAATTCTTCTAGGTTTGATATTGTTACAAAGTGTCCTGTTCCATTGGCTAAAATGATGGGTAATATTGCTTTAGAATctatataa
- the LOC123898423 gene encoding capsanthin/capsorubin synthase, chromoplastic-like, whose protein sequence is MNTSLMLFSPVITTTISTFPFPKTHHNTTSLQSSRKQHQGWIHSTSKFGNFLDLKSKYKSEALDFDLPWHHPSDRSQFDVIIIGAGPAGICLAEQVSLYGIKVCCVDPNPLSIWPNNYGVWFDEFEGLGLEDCLDKTWPMASIYIDDNNTKYLDRCYGRVNKKKLKEKLVKGCVFNGVRFYKAKVCEIKHHEFESIVVCDDGTNLKGSLVVDASGYGSNFIDYDDLTLTKRNYGYQIAYGVLAEVDAHPFDLDKVVLMDWRDSHLRDGNSSEVPTFMYAMPFTSNLIFLEETSLVSRPALSHKEVKRRMVARLRHLGIRVKSVLEDEKGLIPMGGSLPKIPQNVIAFGGNSGLVHPSTGYLMARTMTLAPIVASSINECLGSTKMIRGKDLYAKEIWNSMWPIESRVAREYYTFGMETLLKLDLNETRQFFEAFFELKPYYMKGFLSSTLTLNDIIWLSMSLFAHSSNSSRLAIVTKCTILFAEMVANICRELIR, encoded by the coding sequence ATGAACACTTCTCTAATGTTATTTTCTCCAGTCATCACAACAACAATTTCAACATTCCCTTTCCCAAAAACCCATCACAACACAACATCACTTCAATCTTCAAGAAAACAACACCAAGGCTGGATCCATAGCACCAGCAAGTTTGGAAATTTCCTTGACTTAAAGTCTAAATACAAATCCGAAGCCTTAGATTTCGACCTTCCGTGGCACCATCCTTCTGATCGTTCTCAATTCGACGTGATCATAATTGGTGCTGGTCCGGCAGGCATTTGCCTTGCGGAACAAGTTTCCCTGTACGGAATCAAGGTTTGTTGTGTTGATCCTAACCCTCTATCGATTTGGCCTAATAACTATGGTGTTTGGTTTGATGAGTTTGAAGGTCTTGGGCTAGAAGATTGTTTGGATAAAACATGGCCTATGGCTTCTATTTATATCGACGATAACAACACCAAGTATTTGGATCGATGTTATGGAAGGGTTAATAAGAAGAAACTTAAGGAGAAATTGGTCAAAGGCTGTGTTTTTAATGGTGTTAGATTTTACAAAGCAAAAGTATGTGAGATTAAGCATCATGAGTTTGAGTCTATTGTTGTTTGTGATGATGGAACAAACTTGAAAGGGAGTTTAGTTGTTGATGCTAGTGGTTATGGTAGTAATTTTATAGATTATGATGATCTTAcattgacaaagagaaattacGGTTATCAAATAGCTTATGGTGTTTTGGCTGAAGTTGATGCTCATCCTTTTGATTTGGATAAAGTAGTTTTGATGGATTGGAGAGATTCCCATTTGAGAGATGGTAATTCGTCCGAGGTTCCTACTTTTATGTATGCTATGCCATTTACTTCCAATCTGATTTTTCTCGAAGAAACTTCACTCGTTAGTCGTCCTGCCTTGTCTCACAAGGAAGTGAAAAGGAGAATGGTTGCAAGATTAAGACATTTGGGAATTAGAGTGAAAAGTGTATTGGAAGATGAAAAGGGCTTGATTCCAATGGGAGGATCTCTACCAAAAATACCTCAAAATGTGATTGCATTCGGTGGAAATTCGGGTTTAGTTCATCCTTCCACTGGATACCTAATGGCTAGAACAATGACTCTAGCACCTATTGTAGCTTCTTCTATTAATGAGTGTCTTGGCTCAACCAAAATGATAAGGGGGAAAGATCTTTATGCTAAAGAAATTTGGAATAGTATGTGGCCTATTGAGAGTAGAGTTGCTAGGGAATACTACACTTTTGGAATGGAGACTCTATTGAAGCTTGATTTGAATGAAACCAGGCAATTTTTTGAGGCATTCTTTGAATTAAAACCTTATTACATGAAAGGGTTTTTATCTTCAACCTTGACTTTAAATGATATTATTTGGTTGAGTATGTCACTCTTTGCACATTCTTCAAATTCATCTAGGTTGGCTATTGTCACAAAATGTACTATTCTATTTGCAGAAATGGTGGCCAATATTTGTAGAGAACTCATAAGATGA
- the LOC123898502 gene encoding casparian strip membrane protein 4-like — MDSSKEVEESSTVPILESKRTRSNGKGKSIDGDYHAPPPVAIVSTKAIPHPKSGMKKGIAILDFILRLGAIGSTLGAAAVMGNNEQILPFFTQFLQFHAQWTDFPMFQFFVGANAIAGGLMVLFLPFSIVCIVIPLALKPRFILVIMDLLLMALVVVAASSASAVVYLTHNGSQDANWNAVCQQYTDFCQVSSMAVVVSFVAALFLACLVVVSSVALKRT, encoded by the exons ATGGACTCAAGTAAAGAAGTTGAGGAATCATCAACAGTTCCAATCCTAGAATCAAAGAGGACAAGAAGCAATGGCAAAGGGAAATCCATTGATGGAGATTATCATGCTCCTCCACCTGTTGCAATTGTTTCCACAAAAGCTATTCCACATCCCAAAAGTGGAATGAAAAAGGGAATTGCAATCTTAGACTTCATTCTTAGACTTGGTGCCATTGGCTCTACTCTTGGTGCTGCTGCTGTTATGGGGAATAATGAACAGATACTTCCATTCTTCACTCAGTTTCTTCAGTTTCATGCTCAATGGACTGATTTTCCAATGTTTCA GTTTTTTGTGGGGGCAAATGCAATAGCAGGTGGACTTATGGTCCTCTTCTTACCATTCTCAATTGTCTGCATTGTTATACCTCTTGCACTTAAGCCACGGTTTATACTTGTCATCATGGACTTA CTGTTGATGGCCTTAGTTGTTGTAGCTGCTTCATCTGCTTCAGCTGTTGTGTACTTAACACACAATGGGAGTCAAGATGCTAATTGGAATGCCGTGTGTCAGCAGTACACTGATTTCTGTCAGGTTTCCAGTATGGCTGtggttgtttcttttgttgctGCGCTTTTCTTGGCTTGTTTGGTTGTGGTTTCTTCTGTAGCTCTCAAAAGGACATAA
- the LOC123897289 gene encoding OVARIAN TUMOR DOMAIN-containing deubiquitinating enzyme 6 — MTRIYVQRGSSGGGTSQNPNNPNTNPNPNRAGSSSARPEQVTQVQLAAKDEESGEEEPGLAVGDELLEYAGSGTSNRVKSDGSFMESLHFEESDTPLGNEVLTDLPGKDVKEEVEGSQESIRLERLVIENEGLCEDNPVSVVGGGGGSSHPPPPPVPPPKPLATSLNSRRSASGSPNAVNVGSPRRTSVWPVVSARTSPAGSRPSSPRAHNESEGYNSADEQNPCYVSSYDDVERERQFEIDIRRVKGYEVKRMTEDGNCLFRAVADQVYGDSELYDLVRQMSVDYMERERDHFSQFITEGFTSYCKRKRRDKVYGNNVEIQAMSEMYNRPIHIYSYSTEPINTFHGSYDTDTPPVRLSYHHGNHYNSLVDPRRPTIGAGLGFSSLRGTNVDKDQVKAAIKAQQDQQLDNALLAEGRFYSDLELTEKEIERAVMEASRAEYLVGGTFKKKLGNRESSTSTAEPSSSGARSSGSDPKTEQGKENDSILSSSIHMLLSMGFSYLQAIEAYSIFGDDVDSMICYLLETGSSSRRKGKATE; from the exons ATGACTCGTATCTATGTTCAGCGTGGTTCATCGGGTGGTGGTACTTCACAGAACCCTAACAATCCTAACActaatcctaaccctaatcGTGCTGGGTCTTCTTCGGCTCGACCAGAGCAGGTGACGCAGGTTCAATTGGCTGCTAAGGATGAGGAAAGTGGAGAGGAGGAACCTGGACTGGCTGTTGGTGATGAGCTTTTGGAGTATGCTGGGAGTGGGACTAGTAACAGGGTGAAGAGTGATGGCTCTTTTATGGAAAGTCTTCATTTTGAGGAAAGTGATACTCCATTAGGCAATGAAGTATTGACTGATCTTCCTGGGAAAGATGTTAAAGAAGAGGTTGAGGGTTCTCAAGAATCGATAAGACTCGAAAGATTGGTGATAGAGAATGAGGGCTTGTGTGAGGATAATCCTGTTagtgttgttggtggtggtggtgggagTTCACATCCTCCACCTCCACCTGTTCCACCTCCAAAGCCTTTGGCAACTAGCTTAAATTCAAGAAGAAGTGCATCAGGGTCTCCTAATGCTGTTAATGTAGGATCACCAAGGAGAACATCTGTGTGGCCTGTTGTTTCGGCTAGGACATCACCTGCTGGGTCTCGACCTTCGTCTCCCAGGGCTCATAATGAAAGTGAGGGGTATAATAGTGCTGATGAACAGAATCCATGCTATGTGTCCTCTTATGATGATgta GAAAGAGAGCGACAGTTTGAAATTGATATTAGGAGGGTAAAAGGCTATGAAGTAAAAAGAATGACAGAGGATGGGAATTGCCTTTTCCGTGCTGTTGCAGACCAAGTGTATGGGGACTCAGAATTGTATGATTTGGTCAGGCAGATGAGCGTAGATTATATG GAGCGGGAGAGAGATCACTTTTCTCAATTTATAACAGAAGGTTTCACCTCATACTGCAAGAGGAAGAGAAGAGATAAG GTTTATGGCAACAATGTTGAGATCCAAGCCATGTCTGAAATGTACAATCGACCTATTCATATATACTCTTATTCCACAG AGCCCATCAATACATTTCATGGAAGCTATGACACTGATACACCACCCGTACGCCTGAGTTATCACCATGGTAACCATTACAACTCCCTTGTTGACCCACGGCGTCCAACAATTGGTGCAGGACTTGGGTTCAGCTCACTTCGTGGG ACAAATGTTGACAAAGATCAAGTCAAGGCTGCTATTAAAGCTCAGCAAGACCAGCAACTCGATAAT GCACTTTTAGCTGAGGGGCGGTTTTACTCTGATCTTGAACTCACAGAGAAGGAAATTGAACGAGCTGTGATGGAAGCTTCTCGGGCTGAATATCTTGTTGGTGGTACATTTAAGAAAAAACTTGGCAATCGAGAATCGTCTACGTCAACTGCTGAGCCATCTTCTTCTGGAGCAA GATCGTCAGGTAGTGATCCCAAAACGGAACAGGGGAAAGAGAATGATTCTATTCTTAGCAGTAGCATACATATGTTACTATCAATGGGATTTAGTTACCTACAAGCTATTGAGGCATACAGCATATTTGGGGATGATGTCGATTCTATGATTTGTTACCTGTTGGAGACTGGCAGCAGTAGCAGACGGAAAGGCAAGGCTACTGAATAA